The proteins below come from a single Acidobacteriota bacterium genomic window:
- a CDS encoding transposase gives MWWFEKLLFENGIKVKIGDPRLIRRAALSRHKNDFRDAETILDLLVNGSFPEITPRSERSREMLTMLNHRHFLVKKRTSIANTLQAFARSKGLDKFRLQTLKRQKELLDAVSTDMERLIVISRFSLYNELSKEIAAFDAKLAEEADKDAKTRLLMTHPGIGWSPLWHSFTHSATSAAFDARKR, from the coding sequence TTGTGGTGGTTTGAAAAGCTGCTCTTTGAAAACGGAATAAAGGTAAAGATAGGTGATCCGAGGCTGATCAGGCGAGCTGCGTTGTCGCGACACAAGAACGACTTTCGTGATGCGGAGACGATCCTGGATCTCCTGGTGAACGGCTCGTTTCCCGAGATCACGCCGAGGAGCGAGCGGAGCCGCGAGATGCTCACGATGCTCAATCATCGGCATTTTCTGGTGAAGAAGCGTACATCGATCGCAAACACGCTACAGGCGTTCGCTCGATCGAAGGGGCTCGATAAGTTTCGGCTTCAGACACTTAAACGGCAGAAAGAGCTTCTCGATGCGGTTTCGACCGATATGGAGCGGCTCATCGTCATATCGCGGTTTTCTTTATACAACGAATTGTCTAAAGAGATAGCGGCCTTTGACGCGAAACTTGCGGAGGAGGCGGATAAAGATGCAAAGACGCGCCTTCTGATGACGCATCCGGGCATCGGGTGGTCACCGCTCTGGCACTCATTCACACACTCGGCGACGTCCGCCGCTTTCGACGCAAGGAAGAGGTAG
- a CDS encoding IS110 family transposase yields the protein MVTALALIHTLGDVRRFRRKEEVVAFVGLDPLEKSSGEKRRIGSISKHGSRLTRHLLGQAAQTCRDHGIKGITSS from the coding sequence GTGGTCACCGCTCTGGCACTCATTCACACACTCGGCGACGTCCGCCGCTTTCGACGCAAGGAAGAGGTAGTCGCGTTCGTAGGACTGGACCCGCTGGAGAAAAGCTCCGGCGAGAAGAGACGAATAGGCTCGATCAGCAAGCATGGCTCGCGACTCACGAGGCATCTGCTCGGTCAGGCCGCCCAGACGTGCCGCGATCATGGGATCAAGGGCATTACTTCAAGTTAG